The DNA segment GAATGATATTGTTTTTATCTCTCCCTGCCATTGATTTTTATTCATTGATGCCATGACCTGCAATGTGTATTTACCTGGAGGTAATTCCACAAAAGATAGATGTAGTATACCCTTTGAGTCTACAGCCCCACCTTGTTGGTTGGCAGATATTACATTCCACTTATCGCTTTTGTTCTCAAGTCTGTAACGATAAAAAGTCTGTTCCGGACGTATATAATTAAGTGCAGAAAAATCGAAAGACAATGAATTGTTATTGTAATCTAACCTTAAAGGTTTGTTTATATCATATTTTTTACCCTGTATATATACATTTATCAGTAAAGGGTTTATCCTGTAATTAGGAAGTCTTATACTATCGGGATTGAATATTGTCCATCCGTTAACTCCCTGCAACATTATTATACCATTGGTTTTGCATATTGCCATACCGTTAATATAGTCATGCTTTTGTATACCATTCTCTTTTTGAAAGTTAATAAAAGTCAGATCATAGGGTTTTTTACCTATTTTTATCTCAGATATTCCATAACTTGTACTAACCCATAAATGATGCTTTTTATCTTCTATGATAGAGTGCACCAGATTATTGCATAGTCCATCTTCTGTATAATATGTCTTTTCACTATTGCCGATAAATAATCTCAGTCCATCATTAGTTCCACACCATACCCATCCGCGGCTGTCACGGTATACTGTGTTATATCTTTTACCGTGATATATTGTATTGTTGATCACAGGTTTATCCGGTTTATAATTCGGAATCAATGAGAAAGCACTTTTGTATGGTGAAGCATATAATATCCCACGGTTATATGTGCCAAACCATAATCCACCCTGTTTGTCTATACACATGGTATTCAGTCCGGTGATAACAACAGTCCCGTCAGATAACTTCAGACGATCATTGTATGTATATTTGTTATTGTTAAGATCGATATTCCAATATCCTTTAGGACAAGTTATAAAAGCCCTATTATGTTTTGTCACCACTAGTGTATGAAAGACATAGTCCTTCTGCATCAACTTTTTCCATTTTCGTGTGTTTGTATTAAAAGAGAAAAAACCTGATTTAGTACCATTCCTCAGTTGATAGAATATATTGCCCGGACCTTTTACTACAAGCGATGTATTTCCAAACATTGCCTGTTCTTCTTTTTTGTATGCAGAAACTCTAAATAGGATGCTACGAGAGTGCATATCAATGCACACCACTTCACCATCCTGATAGAAAAGATATAA comes from the Xylanibacter oryzae DSM 17970 genome and includes:
- a CDS encoding ligand-binding sensor domain-containing protein, whose product is MRLTIRNNITRIILIVLCFFVFSAKASDEIFSCLDAKDGLCDNMVLQMLQLSDGRMIITTAGNVNMYDGFQFSYIHKKDNYYFPITSYRGFYHLYLDKNDRLWVKDWQKLLCMDIRNMSYTKNIKSYFKRMGVNEKINDFFIDSQKNIWLITDRGLLNFDLHKYYNAPKDAGNLLDLDTDRNKLYLFYQDGEVVCIDMHSRSILFRVSAYKKEEQAMFGNTSLVVKGPGNIFYQLRNGTKSGFFSFNTNTRKWKKLMQKDYVFHTLVVTKHNRAFITCPKGYWNIDLNNNKYTYNDRLKLSDGTVVITGLNTMCIDKQGGLWFGTYNRGILYASPYKSAFSLIPNYKPDKPVINNTIYHGKRYNTVYRDSRGWVWCGTNDGLRLFIGNSEKTYYTEDGLCNNLVHSIIEDKKHHLWVSTSYGISEIKIGKKPYDLTFINFQKENGIQKHDYINGMAICKTNGIIMLQGVNGWTIFNPDSIRLPNYRINPLLINVYIQGKKYDINKPLRLDYNNNSLSFDFSALNYIRPEQTFYRYRLENKSDKWNVISANQQGGAVDSKGILHLSFVELPPGKYTLQVMASMNKNQWQGEIKTISFEICAPWWDTTAAHYIYGILCILILSISVAIYIKKMRVKMMEKHHEEMTMMKNEMVFVSKVTAFVEQNISNSKYSVELLSKDMCMDRTGLYKKLSALLDKSPTMFIRDIRLEHAAKLLRNGTMNISEIAEAVGFSSSSYLSKCFQDKYGCKPSEYK